A stretch of the Enterobacter mori genome encodes the following:
- a CDS encoding autotransporter family protein: MSNKIFALNSTTISLGKIFPALLIFTPMMTSAGTIDQSTSVPQDFSTDAEYIINKDVTISSAGPSAAVNATGIHVNSITNLGNISGKGNGLDIDTGAQRLVVDNKSGATISSTTGISVNVVSMQGDIINEGNITGFEKGILIGEASSSVNIKNTSTGFITGKTGLSSEVGIAANNAGTIIGTDGDGVAINGGNTKFTNTGSIHGSHSGINVTGDAKIDINNSGVLGGDDSAIMFASSKNNTLVLDTGSSLTGDVISTLSTGNTLSLEGTGTEDSNFIGLNEGDGFASVTMNGDSWALSGDIDIIGTGDTLQVKSGDLILSGDVKNNGNTLVAESATLELGNGLETATLSGGLTNNGTVVFNQGSDFTFATNMTGSGNVEKHDANTLTLSGNNSYTGDTVLRGGTTLVAAGAKLGVKGSNATVTIDNGATFASAGEVNENIAILNGGTLAAWNAVQGNSTLSVSGVDTINGNVTNGGTLLLSAANNSVGNNFNIVGDYTGSAGSQIVMNSEVGADNAPTDHLSITGSSFGQSDVTINNMGGLGAQTVNGMEIVSVGGSSEAQFMLAKPVVAGAYEYNLYQHADGNWYLESKATPSDDPADDTDDGDKPDDGGNTDGGGNTDDGGNTDDGGNTDDGGNTDDGGNTDNGGNTDDGGNTDNGGNTDNGGSNTPEVMAPEVGAYLGNYLAAQGMFLHKRDDRDQITFRNKDELNTWMYVKGRYHENDAGGDKVSYDTTTTVMQIGSDFMSKPMDNGILRAGGMFGAGQAKTHSDAKHNVRDAQGKVDGFNIGLYATWQEDENLRLGSYVDTWAAYSWYNNKVTSNRNDEDYDSEGFAASLEVGHAWVIQSENERTWKIEPQAQVIYSYLDQENHTDRDGVRVTTLDNDSVFGRLGVKSSYFQQQDVKAWQPYVAVNWLKGAGQNDLAFNDETVSNDTPEDRGQLELGVTGNLNDTTTISLRASGEWGENSYAAYGGHILLNHRW; this comes from the coding sequence ATGAGTAATAAGATATTCGCTTTAAATAGCACCACGATAAGCCTTGGAAAAATATTTCCGGCCTTACTGATATTTACCCCCATGATGACCTCTGCTGGCACAATTGACCAATCCACCTCTGTTCCGCAAGATTTCTCTACTGACGCTGAATATATTATTAATAAAGATGTTACTATTTCCTCTGCGGGGCCTTCTGCGGCAGTTAACGCCACGGGGATTCATGTCAACTCGATAACGAACCTGGGTAATATATCGGGAAAAGGAAACGGTTTAGATATTGATACGGGTGCCCAACGCCTGGTTGTGGATAATAAATCTGGTGCGACCATCTCCTCCACTACGGGAATTTCCGTTAATGTCGTCTCAATGCAAGGCGATATAATTAACGAAGGAAATATTACTGGTTTCGAAAAAGGGATTCTCATTGGTGAGGCTTCTTCTTCCGTTAATATCAAAAACACGTCTACCGGCTTTATCACAGGTAAAACAGGTTTAAGCTCGGAAGTGGGTATAGCGGCCAATAACGCAGGAACTATTATTGGTACAGATGGTGATGGTGTTGCGATAAACGGCGGTAATACAAAATTTACTAACACGGGCTCTATTCATGGAAGCCATAGCGGGATCAACGTCACCGGCGACGCAAAAATCGATATTAACAACAGCGGTGTTCTGGGCGGTGATGACTCTGCCATTATGTTTGCAAGTAGCAAAAACAATACGCTGGTACTGGATACTGGCTCTTCCCTGACCGGCGATGTCATCTCGACCCTTTCCACCGGAAACACCCTGAGTCTGGAAGGAACAGGCACCGAAGACAGCAATTTCATCGGCCTAAATGAAGGAGATGGATTTGCTTCCGTTACCATGAATGGCGATAGCTGGGCACTGTCAGGTGACATTGACATCATCGGCACCGGCGACACCCTGCAGGTAAAAAGCGGTGATCTGATCCTCTCCGGTGACGTGAAGAATAATGGAAACACGCTGGTTGCGGAAAGCGCCACGCTTGAGCTCGGCAATGGACTGGAGACAGCGACGCTCAGTGGCGGTCTTACAAACAACGGTACCGTGGTCTTTAACCAGGGCAGCGATTTTACGTTTGCCACCAACATGACCGGCAGCGGAAACGTTGAGAAGCATGATGCGAATACCCTGACGCTGTCTGGAAATAATAGCTACACCGGTGATACCGTGCTTCGCGGCGGCACGACGCTCGTGGCTGCGGGTGCCAAACTCGGTGTCAAGGGGAGCAATGCGACCGTTACCATCGATAATGGCGCAACGTTCGCCTCTGCGGGCGAGGTTAACGAAAATATCGCTATTCTCAACGGTGGCACGCTGGCCGCGTGGAATGCGGTGCAGGGGAATTCGACGCTGAGTGTATCTGGCGTAGATACCATTAATGGCAACGTGACCAATGGCGGCACGCTGCTGCTGAGCGCTGCCAATAACAGCGTCGGCAATAACTTCAACATTGTTGGCGACTACACCGGTTCCGCTGGTAGCCAGATTGTGATGAACAGCGAAGTCGGTGCCGATAATGCCCCGACCGATCATCTTTCGATTACGGGCAGCAGCTTCGGACAGTCAGACGTCACCATCAACAACATGGGCGGGCTTGGTGCTCAAACCGTTAACGGCATGGAAATCGTCAGCGTTGGCGGCAGCTCTGAAGCACAGTTCATGCTGGCGAAACCGGTGGTAGCAGGTGCGTACGAATACAATCTTTATCAGCATGCTGACGGCAACTGGTATCTGGAGTCTAAAGCTACGCCTTCCGACGATCCTGCTGATGATACCGACGATGGTGATAAGCCTGATGATGGCGGCAATACCGACGGCGGCGGTAACACTGATGATGGCGGCAATACCGACGACGGTGGCAACACTGACGATGGAGGCAACACTGACGACGGTGGCAACACTGACAACGGCGGCAACACGGACGACGGCGGCAACACTGACAACGGTGGCAACACTGACAACGGTGGCAGTAATACTCCAGAAGTCATGGCACCCGAAGTCGGTGCTTACTTAGGCAACTACCTTGCCGCACAGGGAATGTTCCTGCATAAGCGTGATGACCGCGACCAGATCACCTTCCGTAATAAAGACGAACTTAATACCTGGATGTACGTTAAAGGACGCTATCACGAAAACGATGCAGGCGGGGACAAAGTCAGCTACGACACCACGACTACCGTTATGCAAATCGGTAGTGATTTCATGAGCAAGCCGATGGACAACGGTATTCTGCGTGCCGGTGGCATGTTCGGTGCAGGTCAGGCGAAAACTCACTCTGACGCGAAGCACAACGTGCGTGATGCACAGGGTAAAGTCGACGGCTTTAACATCGGCCTGTATGCAACCTGGCAGGAAGATGAGAACTTACGTCTCGGCAGCTACGTGGATACCTGGGCGGCCTACAGCTGGTACAACAACAAGGTGACCAGCAACCGTAATGACGAAGATTACGATAGCGAAGGCTTCGCCGCATCTTTAGAAGTTGGTCATGCGTGGGTTATTCAGTCAGAAAACGAACGTACCTGGAAAATTGAGCCTCAAGCTCAGGTGATCTACAGCTACCTCGATCAGGAAAATCACACGGATCGCGATGGCGTGCGGGTAACCACTCTGGACAACGATAGCGTATTT
- the kefF gene encoding glutathione-regulated potassium-efflux system oxidoreductase KefF translates to MILIIYAHPYPQHSHANRRMLEQVRTLDNVEIRSLYQLYPDFNIDIAAEQEALSRADLIIWQHPMQWYSTPPLLKLWIDKVFSHGWAYGHNGHALKGKSLMWAVTTGGGESHFDIGSFPGFEVLAQPLQATALYCGLNWLPPFAMHCTFICDDETLQAQARHYKQRLLEWQETHNG, encoded by the coding sequence ATGATCTTAATTATTTATGCGCACCCGTATCCGCAGCACTCGCATGCGAATAGGCGGATGCTGGAGCAGGTAAGGACGCTTGATAACGTAGAGATACGTTCCCTCTATCAACTCTATCCTGATTTTAATATCGATATCGCCGCCGAACAGGAGGCGCTTTCCCGTGCCGATCTGATTATCTGGCAGCATCCCATGCAGTGGTACAGCACGCCTCCGCTGTTGAAGCTGTGGATCGATAAAGTCTTCTCTCACGGTTGGGCGTATGGCCATAACGGTCATGCGCTGAAGGGGAAAAGCCTGATGTGGGCCGTGACTACCGGCGGCGGTGAAAGCCACTTTGATATTGGCTCATTCCCCGGATTTGAGGTGCTGGCGCAGCCGCTACAGGCGACCGCGCTCTATTGTGGTCTGAACTGGCTGCCTCCTTTTGCGATGCACTGTACCTTTATTTGCGACGATGAAACCTTGCAGGCACAGGCTCGCCACTACAAACAACGCTTACTTGAGTGGCAGGAGACGCACAATGGATAG
- the kefC gene encoding glutathione-regulated potassium-efflux system protein KefC: protein MDSHTLIQALIYLGAAALIVPVAVRLGLGSVLGYLIAGCVIGPWGLRLVTDAEAILHFAEIGVVLMLFVIGLELDPQRLWKLRASVFGGGALQMVACGLLLGGFCILLGMDWKVAELIGMTLALSSTAIAMQAMNERNLTVSQMGRSAFSVLLFQDIAAIPLVAMIPLLAASGSSTTLGAFALSALKVVGALALVVVLGRYVTRPLLRFVARSGLREVFSAVALFLVFGFGLLLEEAGLSMAMGAFLAGVLLASSEYRHALESDIEPFKGLLLGLFFIGVGMSVDFGTLATHPLRIVILLVGFLVIKMAVLWLVARPLKVPGKQRRWFAVLLGQGSEFAFVVFGAAQMAKVLDPEWAKALTLAVALSMAATPILLVLLTRLEKSDSEQGREADEIDEEQPRVIVAGFGRFGQIVGRLLLSSGVKMVILDHDPDHVETLRKFDMKVFYGDATRVDLLESAGAAKAEVLINAIDDPQTSLQLVELVKEHFPDLTIISRARDVDHYIQLRQAGVVAPERETFEGALKSGRMALESLGLGAYEARERADLFRRFNTGMVEEMVEMASSTASDRAAVFKRTSAMLTEIINEDRNHLSLTQRHGWQGTEEGKHTGDPQDEPESKPSA, encoded by the coding sequence ATGGATAGCCATACGCTGATACAGGCACTGATTTATCTCGGCGCGGCGGCACTGATTGTCCCTGTGGCGGTTCGACTGGGGCTGGGGTCAGTGCTCGGCTATCTGATTGCCGGGTGCGTGATTGGACCGTGGGGCCTTCGTCTGGTCACTGATGCCGAAGCGATACTGCATTTCGCTGAAATTGGCGTTGTGCTGATGCTGTTTGTTATTGGTCTGGAGCTGGATCCGCAGCGCTTATGGAAATTGCGTGCTTCCGTGTTTGGCGGCGGCGCGCTACAGATGGTGGCGTGTGGCCTGCTGCTGGGCGGTTTCTGCATCCTGCTGGGCATGGACTGGAAAGTAGCAGAGCTTATTGGCATGACGCTGGCGCTCTCCTCGACGGCCATTGCCATGCAGGCCATGAACGAGCGCAATCTGACGGTCTCCCAAATGGGGCGCAGCGCGTTCTCGGTACTGCTGTTTCAGGATATTGCCGCTATTCCGCTGGTGGCGATGATCCCACTGCTGGCGGCCAGCGGTTCCTCCACGACGCTGGGTGCGTTCGCGCTGTCGGCATTAAAAGTCGTGGGGGCGCTGGCGCTGGTGGTGGTGCTTGGTCGCTACGTCACCCGTCCACTGCTGCGCTTTGTTGCGCGCTCGGGCCTGCGCGAAGTGTTCAGCGCCGTGGCGTTATTCCTGGTGTTTGGCTTCGGTCTGCTGCTGGAGGAAGCCGGGCTGTCGATGGCGATGGGGGCCTTCCTGGCAGGCGTACTGCTGGCGAGCTCTGAATACCGCCACGCGCTGGAAAGCGATATCGAGCCGTTTAAAGGCTTGCTGCTGGGGCTGTTTTTCATCGGCGTCGGGATGTCCGTCGACTTCGGCACGTTGGCCACGCATCCGCTGCGGATTGTTATCCTGCTGGTGGGTTTCCTGGTCATTAAAATGGCGGTACTGTGGCTGGTTGCCCGTCCGCTGAAGGTGCCGGGTAAACAGCGTCGCTGGTTTGCCGTGCTGCTGGGGCAGGGGAGTGAATTTGCATTTGTGGTGTTTGGTGCCGCGCAGATGGCGAAAGTGCTCGATCCCGAGTGGGCCAAAGCGCTAACGCTTGCTGTTGCATTATCGATGGCGGCAACGCCGATCCTGCTGGTGCTGCTGACGCGCCTGGAAAAATCGGACAGCGAACAGGGGCGTGAAGCCGATGAGATTGACGAAGAACAGCCTCGGGTGATCGTCGCCGGGTTCGGGCGCTTCGGGCAGATCGTCGGCCGTTTGCTGCTCTCCAGCGGCGTTAAAATGGTCATTCTCGATCACGATCCTGACCACGTAGAAACTCTCCGTAAATTCGATATGAAAGTGTTCTATGGTGATGCTACCCGCGTTGATTTGCTGGAATCCGCCGGGGCTGCGAAAGCCGAGGTGCTGATCAACGCCATTGACGATCCGCAAACCAGTCTGCAGCTGGTTGAGCTGGTCAAAGAGCATTTCCCTGACCTGACGATTATCTCCCGCGCGCGCGATGTGGATCACTACATCCAGCTGCGACAGGCTGGCGTCGTAGCGCCGGAGCGTGAAACCTTCGAAGGTGCGCTTAAATCTGGTCGAATGGCGCTGGAAAGCCTGGGGCTGGGGGCGTATGAGGCGCGTGAGCGTGCCGATCTGTTCCGCCGCTTTAACACCGGGATGGTAGAGGAGATGGTGGAGATGGCGAGCAGCACGGCTTCAGACCGTGCAGCCGTGTTTAAACGCACCAGCGCGATGCTGACGGAAATTATTAACGAGGACCGCAATCACCTGTCGCTTACCCAGCGTCATGGCTGGCAGGGAACGGAAGAAGGCAAGCACACCGGGGATCCTCAGGATGAACCGGAAAGTAAACCGTCCGCGTGA
- the folA gene encoding type 3 dihydrofolate reductase: MISLIAALAVDRVIGMENAMPWNLPADLAWFKRTTLNKPVVMGRLTWESIGRPLPGRKNIVISSQPGTDVRVQWVKSVDEAIAACGDAEEIMVIGGGRVYEQFLPKAQKLYLTHIDAEVEGDTHFPDYDPDEWESVFSEFHDADAQNSHSYCFEILERR; the protein is encoded by the coding sequence ATGATCAGTCTGATTGCAGCGCTGGCGGTAGACCGCGTTATCGGCATGGAAAATGCCATGCCGTGGAACCTGCCTGCCGATCTCGCATGGTTTAAACGTACGACGTTAAACAAGCCGGTAGTGATGGGCCGCCTGACCTGGGAGTCGATTGGTCGTCCATTACCGGGCCGTAAGAATATTGTGATCAGTAGCCAGCCAGGCACCGACGTTCGCGTGCAGTGGGTGAAATCTGTTGATGAAGCGATTGCCGCGTGTGGTGATGCTGAAGAGATCATGGTGATCGGCGGCGGACGCGTGTACGAGCAGTTCCTGCCGAAAGCGCAGAAATTGTATCTGACCCACATTGATGCGGAAGTGGAAGGAGATACCCATTTCCCGGATTACGATCCGGACGAGTGGGAATCGGTATTCAGCGAATTCCACGACGCGGATGCACAGAACTCACATAGCTACTGCTTCGAGATTCTGGAACGTCGTTAA
- the apaH gene encoding bis(5'-nucleosyl)-tetraphosphatase (symmetrical) ApaH has product MSTYLIGDVHGCYDELIALLKQVDFTPGKDILWLTGDLVARGPGSLEVLRFVKSLGDSVRMVLGNHDLHLLAVFAGISRNKPKDRITPLLEAPDADELINWLRRQPLLQVDEEKKLVMAHAGITPQWDLETAKTCARDVEAVLASDSYPFFLDAMYGDMPNHWSEDLSGLARLRFITNAFTRMRFCFPNGQLDMYSKETPESAPAPLKPWFAIPGPVTNEYSVVFGHWAALEGKGTPEGIYGLDTGCCWGGELTCLRWEDKTYFVQPSNRQMDLGEGEAVAS; this is encoded by the coding sequence ATGTCTACATATCTGATTGGCGACGTTCACGGTTGCTACGATGAACTGATCGCATTATTAAAGCAGGTCGACTTTACGCCAGGAAAGGACATACTGTGGCTGACGGGCGATTTAGTGGCGCGTGGCCCGGGCTCCCTTGAGGTTTTACGTTTCGTTAAATCACTGGGCGATAGCGTACGCATGGTTCTGGGCAATCACGATCTGCATCTGCTGGCGGTATTCGCTGGGATCAGCCGCAATAAACCGAAAGATCGTATTACCCCTCTGCTTGAAGCACCGGACGCGGACGAACTGATTAACTGGCTGCGTCGCCAGCCGCTGCTGCAGGTCGATGAAGAGAAAAAGCTGGTCATGGCCCATGCCGGGATCACGCCACAATGGGATCTCGAGACGGCAAAAACCTGCGCGCGCGATGTTGAGGCGGTGCTGGCCAGCGACTCGTATCCTTTCTTCCTTGATGCCATGTACGGCGATATGCCGAACCACTGGAGCGAGGATCTCAGCGGTCTGGCTCGTCTGCGCTTTATCACCAACGCCTTCACACGCATGCGTTTCTGCTTCCCGAACGGACAGCTGGACATGTACTCCAAAGAGACGCCGGAAAGCGCGCCTGCACCGCTCAAACCCTGGTTTGCCATTCCGGGACCGGTAACAAACGAGTACAGCGTCGTGTTTGGTCACTGGGCGGCGCTGGAAGGTAAAGGGACGCCGGAGGGGATCTACGGTCTTGATACCGGATGCTGCTGGGGTGGGGAGTTAACCTGCTTACGCTGGGAAGATAAAACGTACTTCGTACAGCCGTCGAACCGACAGATGGACTTAGGGGAAGGTGAGGCTGTCGCCTCCTGA
- the apaG gene encoding Co2+/Mg2+ efflux protein ApaG: MIDSPRVCVHVQSVYVESQSSPDEERFVFAYTVTIRNLGRMPVQLRGRYWLITNGNGREIEVQGEGVVGEQPHIAPGEEYQYTSGAVIETPMGTMQGHYEMVDVDGNGFRVAIPVFRLAVTTFIH; the protein is encoded by the coding sequence ATGATTGATTCGCCCCGCGTATGTGTCCATGTACAAAGCGTCTATGTTGAATCGCAGTCCTCACCGGATGAAGAACGTTTTGTCTTTGCTTACACCGTGACCATCCGCAATCTGGGGCGGATGCCCGTGCAGCTGCGCGGGCGCTACTGGCTTATCACTAACGGCAATGGTCGTGAAATTGAAGTCCAGGGCGAAGGCGTGGTGGGTGAACAACCGCATATCGCCCCTGGCGAAGAGTATCAGTACACCAGCGGCGCGGTGATCGAAACGCCAATGGGTACCATGCAAGGCCATTATGAAATGGTCGATGTCGATGGCAATGGCTTCCGCGTTGCTATTCCCGTATTCCGTCTCGCCGTTACAACATTCATTCATTAA